From Haloglomus litoreum, the proteins below share one genomic window:
- a CDS encoding FAD-binding oxidoreductase, whose translation MPPDRSPREQAEAAEIVDQGATITAAEPMDHNRTGEVDAAVAALRDRIADHAAIAGLGTVSEEPRAWRAVADDLADRGPADLADRLDALVGRVEQPYPSLVRLRFRLEEGLDFVPGQYVRISYAGEEPRVYSIASPPSDEELELCIRRVPGGELTPDLCDRASVGDELFVRGPFGDEFTLQAPSDRDLVFVATGTGVAPFKSMVDHLFETGLDEFEGGPRQVWLFLGSGWADHLPYREAFRELAETRDNFHFVPTLSRESFLTNWAGETDYVQRTLLKYLDSDAVDALPDPYAESAAAEPAVDVDARIDPGRTEAYVCGLGAMADGVVEVLEALDLPEGLVRVESYG comes from the coding sequence ATGCCGCCCGACCGTTCGCCACGGGAGCAGGCCGAGGCCGCGGAGATCGTCGACCAGGGAGCCACCATCACCGCGGCGGAGCCGATGGACCACAACCGCACCGGCGAGGTCGACGCGGCGGTCGCCGCACTCCGGGACCGGATCGCGGACCACGCCGCCATCGCGGGGCTGGGGACGGTGTCGGAGGAGCCCAGGGCGTGGCGAGCGGTCGCGGACGACCTCGCCGACCGCGGTCCGGCCGACCTCGCCGACCGCCTCGACGCGCTGGTCGGCCGGGTGGAGCAGCCCTACCCCTCGCTCGTACGCCTCCGGTTCCGGCTCGAGGAGGGGCTGGACTTCGTTCCCGGACAGTACGTCCGCATCAGCTACGCCGGCGAGGAGCCGCGGGTCTACTCCATCGCGAGCCCCCCGAGCGACGAGGAGCTGGAGCTGTGCATCCGGCGGGTGCCGGGTGGCGAGCTGACACCGGACCTCTGTGACCGGGCGTCGGTGGGTGACGAGCTCTTCGTCCGGGGTCCGTTCGGCGACGAGTTCACCCTGCAGGCCCCGTCGGACCGCGACCTCGTCTTCGTCGCCACCGGAACCGGCGTGGCGCCGTTCAAGAGCATGGTCGACCACCTCTTCGAGACCGGACTCGACGAGTTCGAGGGCGGCCCGCGGCAGGTGTGGCTCTTCCTGGGCTCGGGCTGGGCGGACCATCTCCCCTACCGCGAGGCGTTCCGTGAACTGGCCGAGACCCGCGACAACTTCCACTTCGTCCCGACGCTCTCGCGGGAGTCGTTCCTCACCAACTGGGCCGGCGAGACCGACTACGTCCAGCGGACCCTGCTGAAGTACCTCGACTCGGACGCGGTCGACGCCCTGCCGGACCCGTACGCCGAGTCCGCGGCCGCCGAGCCGGCGGTGGATGTCGACGCCCGCATCGACCCGGGCCGGACCGAGGCGTACGTCTGTGGGCTCGGCGCGATGGCCGACGGCGTGGTCGAGGTGCTGGAGGCGCTCGACCTCCCCGAGGGGCTCGTGCGCGTGGAGAGCTACGGCTAG
- a CDS encoding FlaD/FlaE family flagellar protein → MRVDPLEYDVDELRELRASSTSEPGAGGNLGVSLPYLEQLPTSPETRVFVLDWLTELVDAGGFEGAVAALEYYRFMGWITPEVRDRLEDHLLGVGYEPGGFDQLDRAHHMRSLARIARLAEWAETDPE, encoded by the coding sequence ATGAGGGTCGACCCGCTGGAGTACGACGTGGACGAACTCCGCGAGCTGCGGGCATCCTCCACGTCGGAACCGGGGGCTGGGGGGAACCTGGGAGTCAGTCTCCCCTACCTGGAACAGCTGCCGACGAGCCCGGAGACCCGGGTGTTCGTGCTGGACTGGCTGACGGAGCTGGTCGACGCCGGCGGGTTCGAGGGCGCCGTCGCCGCGCTGGAGTACTACCGCTTCATGGGGTGGATCACCCCGGAGGTGCGCGACCGACTGGAGGACCACCTGCTGGGTGTCGGGTACGAGCCTGGTGGCTTCGACCAGCTCGACCGCGCCCACCACATGCGGAGCCTCGCACGCATCGCCCGGCTGGCAGAGTGGGCGGAGACGGACCCTGAGTGA
- a CDS encoding cold-shock protein — translation MANGKVDFFNDTGGYGFITTEDSDEDVFFHMDDVGGEDLTEGTDLEFDIEQAPKGPRATNVVRA, via the coding sequence ATGGCAAACGGTAAGGTTGACTTCTTCAACGACACGGGCGGTTACGGTTTCATCACGACTGAGGACTCTGACGAGGACGTGTTCTTCCACATGGACGACGTCGGCGGCGAGGACCTCACGGAGGGTACCGATCTGGAGTTCGACATCGAACAGGCCCCGAAGGGCCCGCGCGCGACGAACGTCGTCCGCGCCTGA
- a CDS encoding winged helix-turn-helix domain-containing protein, which translates to MASSADSPSWSQHFLAAEREEASELYQILAARRRRVLLSVLDQADGPVSVSELARAVASHESGHAPEAVTSDAGEKVRISLHHTHLPLLEAHDLIERTDGGSIRRTQHPFWTDSDLRTFVTQPDLPPATTTATLDSLTNRQCRAILACLHEHRTRTVGELAEELAGSPISGRKVSTVRTELTHRHLPKLEAADLIEVDATGNRVRYTGNAVLERWFAEVRDREVEQS; encoded by the coding sequence ATGGCGAGTTCAGCAGATTCACCCTCCTGGTCTCAACACTTCCTGGCCGCCGAGAGAGAGGAGGCAAGCGAACTCTATCAGATACTCGCTGCCAGGCGACGGCGAGTGCTTCTCAGTGTTCTTGACCAGGCTGACGGTCCTGTATCAGTGTCAGAGCTGGCTCGAGCCGTGGCCTCGCACGAATCAGGGCACGCTCCAGAAGCAGTCACGTCCGATGCCGGGGAGAAGGTCCGGATATCACTCCACCACACGCATCTCCCACTGCTCGAGGCCCACGACCTGATCGAACGAACCGACGGGGGTTCCATCAGGCGCACGCAGCATCCGTTCTGGACGGATTCGGACCTACGGACGTTCGTGACGCAACCCGACCTCCCTCCTGCCACCACGACCGCAACCCTCGATTCGCTCACGAACCGGCAGTGCCGGGCGATCCTCGCTTGTCTGCACGAACACCGGACCAGGACCGTCGGCGAGTTAGCCGAAGAACTCGCAGGAAGCCCGATCTCGGGACGGAAGGTCTCGACCGTCAGGACCGAGCTTACGCACCGTCATCTCCCAAAACTGGAGGCGGCGGACCTCATCGAGGTCGATGCGACCGGGAACCGCGTCCGCTATACGGGTAACGCAGTTCTCGAACGGTGGTTCGCGGAGGTGCGGGACCGGGAAGTCGAACAGTCATGA
- a CDS encoding PAS domain S-box protein yields MSSSGSSEGIYVETLAVFDQSDDPCEPLTTPEVADALDVGRRTVYKRLEKLVGRGDLETKKAGANARVWWRASEGPSECGRASEREPERSEAGPTVDAVLERITDGFYGLDDQFRFTYLNTRAADLLDLDAPAVLGRDIHTELDLTDEFETAIHEAHGTQEPVSLEDYYDPLDAWFENSIYPSETGLSVYFRDVSTRKRRQQELEEYRTIVETVGDGIVAVDGDGHFSMVNDAYAELLGYSPAELIGTHASRVASSDHFLEGEELKAGLNAVGDVAQHEIVLETKDGGTIPVEVRFGLFPSDEDDDRGVVAVVRDITERKRFEEELAALNRLNQVFQDVTGAVIESSSREEVERTITTHLTNSDSYEYAWIGHLDRYGKTIVPHITGPDEARLSNVVLSTETDDPTSHGPVAEAVRTGEVQVTYDSPADPVFDKWRQSREIHHRVGISIPITCEERVYGVLNVYTARENAFDESERRIIGRLGEIAGHAISSINRKRALLEDRVTEVTFRSAGIADAYLDVIGHDSFTISIERSVGLTDGQTLTYYSIAGIAPEVFIDVTEDFYPDSECHVIPGTGSKSRVEVKTSQRAGASQLAKYDSRIVGGTFENGEFRFTVGVPSTTDVREVIDLVEDVYPRTEVVSQTEVVREKPRLNDVFSDLDEQLTERQRTALEVAYYSGYFDWPRAITGEELAERLDVTQGTVSHHIRHGERKLVSAFFDSTG; encoded by the coding sequence ATGTCATCGTCTGGTAGTTCGGAGGGAATCTACGTCGAAACGCTCGCTGTCTTCGACCAGAGCGACGACCCTTGCGAACCACTCACGACACCGGAGGTGGCAGACGCGCTCGACGTCGGCCGACGAACGGTCTACAAACGTCTGGAGAAGCTGGTGGGCAGGGGCGACCTCGAGACAAAGAAAGCAGGTGCCAACGCCCGGGTCTGGTGGCGAGCAAGCGAGGGCCCCTCCGAGTGTGGGCGCGCAAGCGAAAGGGAGCCAGAACGTAGCGAGGCAGGACCCACCGTTGATGCGGTGCTCGAGCGGATTACGGACGGCTTCTACGGCCTCGACGACCAGTTCAGGTTCACCTACCTGAATACCCGAGCAGCGGACCTCCTCGACCTGGACGCACCCGCCGTCCTCGGCCGAGACATCCACACCGAGCTCGACCTGACCGACGAGTTCGAGACCGCGATTCACGAGGCACACGGAACCCAGGAACCGGTCTCTCTGGAGGACTACTACGACCCGTTGGACGCGTGGTTCGAGAACTCCATCTACCCCTCGGAGACGGGTCTGTCGGTGTATTTCCGCGATGTCTCGACACGGAAGCGTCGCCAGCAGGAACTGGAAGAGTACCGTACCATCGTGGAGACGGTCGGTGATGGGATTGTTGCCGTGGATGGTGACGGCCACTTCTCGATGGTCAATGACGCGTACGCGGAACTGCTCGGCTATTCCCCTGCAGAGTTGATCGGGACACACGCCTCACGAGTAGCATCATCTGACCACTTCCTCGAAGGGGAAGAGCTGAAAGCGGGGCTGAACGCCGTTGGAGACGTTGCTCAGCACGAGATCGTACTCGAAACGAAAGACGGTGGGACGATCCCTGTCGAAGTTCGATTTGGACTGTTCCCATCGGACGAGGACGACGACCGTGGTGTCGTCGCGGTGGTTCGCGACATCACCGAGCGCAAGCGGTTCGAAGAGGAACTCGCGGCGCTAAACCGCCTCAACCAGGTGTTCCAGGACGTCACCGGCGCTGTCATCGAATCGTCCTCACGGGAGGAGGTCGAGCGAACGATCACGACCCACCTCACGAACTCCGACTCCTACGAGTACGCCTGGATCGGCCACCTCGATCGATACGGCAAGACCATCGTCCCGCACATCACCGGACCGGACGAGGCCAGGCTCTCCAACGTTGTTCTCTCGACCGAGACCGATGACCCGACGAGTCACGGACCGGTCGCCGAAGCGGTACGAACGGGCGAGGTTCAGGTCACCTACGACAGCCCCGCCGATCCCGTGTTCGACAAGTGGCGACAGTCGAGAGAGATTCACCACCGGGTGGGGATATCGATTCCGATCACCTGCGAGGAACGGGTCTACGGTGTCCTGAATGTCTACACGGCACGCGAGAACGCCTTCGACGAGAGCGAACGCCGCATCATCGGACGACTCGGCGAGATCGCTGGACACGCGATCAGTTCGATCAACCGGAAACGAGCCCTGCTGGAAGACCGGGTCACCGAGGTCACCTTCCGATCAGCCGGAATCGCAGATGCATATCTCGACGTCATCGGTCATGACTCGTTCACCATCTCGATCGAGAGATCTGTTGGCCTCACGGATGGTCAGACTCTCACCTACTACTCGATAGCTGGAATCGCCCCGGAGGTGTTCATCGACGTGACTGAGGACTTCTATCCGGATTCCGAATGTCACGTGATCCCAGGGACGGGGTCCAAATCACGAGTCGAGGTGAAAACCTCTCAGAGGGCAGGTGCCTCACAGTTAGCGAAGTACGATAGTCGAATAGTCGGGGGCACTTTCGAGAACGGGGAATTCCGATTCACTGTCGGTGTACCCTCTACCACCGACGTCAGGGAAGTGATCGACCTTGTCGAGGACGTGTACCCGAGGACAGAGGTCGTCAGTCAAACTGAGGTCGTACGGGAGAAGCCACGGCTGAACGATGTCTTCTCCGATCTCGACGAGCAGTTGACTGAACGACAGCGGACCGCGCTGGAGGTAGCGTACTACTCGGGATATTTCGACTGGCCGCGCGCCATTACCGGTGAAGAGTTGGCCGAGCGGTTGGACGTGACACAGGGCACTGTCTCACACCACATCCGGCACGGCGAACGCAAGTTGGTCTCCGCGTTCTTCGACTCGACAGGGTAA